The following nucleotide sequence is from Hemitrygon akajei chromosome 22, sHemAka1.3, whole genome shotgun sequence.
aaggccacatggagagccaatgagatcaagtctgccgtagacctattgtggcaataggcaaattgcagtgggtccaggtcttcAATGAGGCAAGAGTTGATTTTAGCCATGACCAGCTCCTCAAAGCATTTCGTCACtgtggatgtgagtgctactggacaatacttgttaaggcagctcacactgcatATCTTCATAGCATATCCTCTATGTCAAGCACGTTCTCTTTTTAGGTAGGGAAACTAAAACTGTATAAGATACTCCAGGTGCTGTTTCAACAAAGCTTCATATAATTGCCATAAGATGTTTTTACACTGCACTCAAATCTTCTTGTATTAATGGCTAACATACCACTTATCTCTATCAAAGGCCTCAATTACGTTACAAAAATACATGTTGCACATAAAATTCAAATTTCCCTTTAATCATTAAGATTTATCCTACATTTCAGCCCTTACAATCACTAACACGATGTTGAAATTAAtgaacttcctccttttctgcctaACACAGACACTAGATCAAACAATCCATTTTATTGTGCTCAACGTTTCCATGATTCAGTGATAAATCAGATTTAATGAAATCGTGAATGCATCAGGGACAATGTGGTACTTTTAAATTGATGCTGGTGGTTTGTTGGAAGTTTAGTGTGTGTATCATGGAATAGGTAGAGGATTTTGAATGCTGTTGGACACTCATTGATTTTGTGATCTAAGCTGTGTTGTAGaaagatggtgacaaggaagaaGGATGGTAATCTCTTAACTAATCAACTTTTCCCCACTGCGATATGGTATGTAAAATCTGGCAGAGTTTTAGATTATATTCACAACCTTTCCTCTTACCAGCCAGATTGCATGGTGTAGAATCAAAGTTTAAAAAGGAATACATATTGGTGATATTGCATATTATCAGTGTTAAACATTAAACTTCCCAAACATTTATTAATAGATCTCTAGATATGGTTAGGACTATAAAGCAAAGTAGAAAGCTATCACATTTTACATCCACCGCAAAAGGAGCTGCCAAAATGTCCTTCTCAGGAAAATATGAGCTTCAGAGCAGAGAGAACTTTGAGCAATTCATGAAAGCCATCGGTAAGTTCAATATACAGCTCCTAAGCTGAACAGAATTTCAATAAAATAAAGTGTGCTTTTCTTAATCAAAACTGATTTGAGCTGCTATTTGATCCAAAACTTAACAGGAGAATTATTTTATCAATTAGAAGATATTGTTCAGAATATCATTCATGCCATAAACAGAACATTTCAACTGCTTCATctaagataataataaataatttatcGATTCTATATAATTGAGAATAAAATGTTGTCTTTTTAAATATAAGTGTTTGTAATTCTAAAGTTCTCCTCCTCATCAGTGAGCAGGAAGCACTCTGAACTGTGTAAAAATCTATTTGCTAATGTTAAGTATTCACAGGAAGGAACTGAATACGGTTATTGACCTACACAGTATTTTAAAAGCCAGTGCTATAAACTAACTGCATGAATATTGTTTAATTCAACCTTGTTTTAAATTAAACAGTAAGTTTTTAAATAAATCTCTTTACTTCAAGTGTTTACAACTAGTACCATTAATTCTTTTCTCTGAGCCACTTTTAAAAATGGATTACCACCTTACTCAAGAATAAGCGGAAGAGATAGTATTTATTGAAAACCGCTGCTGCCTTTGAACACATTCACACTTTATACCCGGAGGAATTAGGAAGCCACTGCGATGTTATGAAACAAACACTAAGGCACACTGACATTCCTGAGAACAAAATGCATTTACTTCATATTTCTCTGAATCTAATGGTTTAGTTAAAAAGATGACAAAAGGTTGGATCCAAATACTCAAATTTTCTCGTTTTATGTTTTTCTCAGAAGTCCCAGATCAAATGATTCAAAAATACAAAGCCGTGAAAAGTATCACTGAGATCAGTCAAAACGAAAATCACTTTGATTGCAAAGTCACAACTGGAGATGATGTGGTTAACAATGTATTTACCATCGGACAAGAATCTGAGTTTGTAACAATCGCAGGCAATAAGGTGAAGGTACGGTTTGCAGCCTCGCTGTTCACGCAGGATTAGAAGTAATTGTTTCTGGTCACCAAAGTTAGGCAGATCAAAGAATTTCTCAGTGCACAATATGATACAAAATGGCAAACCCATCCATAAAGAGCAACTTCACATTAGGGCATCAAATCAACCTCTTATCAACCTGCTGCTTTCGTGATCTCTTTATGCATCTTTTAACTATGACTTTCTGCCTTAGGACAATACGACTCCAGTATTCTGCATACAACTTGAGTTAATTCGTATCTGTCAGTTGGTGCTGAGAGGTAGCCTCAAGACAGTGCCTCTTTATCTTGTTTATTTTCCTTAATTTTCATTTGCACACATTCCATCTTAAAACACAACAGAATTTTGTGAATAAATACACAAAATTATGTTTGTGGCgatggggaagaagagagaaagcTAATGAGGATGTCTTCCCATCTTATGCATCGTTGTTTGGATTTTCAGTCACCTTAGGATATTTTTCTGTAGGACACCAACATTGCAAACTTCAACTTGGTAGGTCCACTTTCTACTTCTTAACATCAATAATGATTTCTTGTGTTGATAGAATGACAGCTCTGGGCCCCAAAGTATCTTCTTTTAAAcccttttattaattttcaaacaagcaaaagaagaaaaacatcAAGTACAGAGAGCTCGAGAGTACATAATTGATAGGCTAGAATACAAATACAAACAATTAATAATCCACATATAATAGCCTCCCAAGCTCATAGTAGGTTACAAAAACtggaaaaataagaaaaaaaaaccccaaaaaaacaaaaaaaactaacctaaccaacatgggctatTGTATCATATCAAgtatacacagtagtgtcaataactccgcaccactatccaaataattaaagatgataagaaaaaggtttgggaaaggtcagtttaactcatatgaaaatattggataaatggtctccaggtttcttcaaatttgaccgaggggtcaaaaatgacacttctaattttttctaaactcaaacaagaaatagtttgggaaaaccattgaaatgtagttggaggattaatttctttccagttcaataggatagatcttctagctatTAATGTGACAAATGGCCCCCAAAGTATCTCACACCAATTAATCTCATCAGTAGATTAGAAAGATTGAGGTCTTTATATCATAAGAAACAAGCAACTTTTGTGTTGTCAGCTGTGGACCTGAAGAGCCAGTGAGCCTCTCTAGAGATAGTTAGAGTCAGTCAGCCAGATGTCTGCATTTAATTCATGCCTCAACAGCTCAGTCCAACCCATGAATAGattcaaaataaaataattatcatAGCAAGGCCTATCTAAAGTACAAGTAAGCATAGCTGCCAGTCTACCCTGAATCTCTTCACTCAGGGTCTATATATTGATTTCTCCTCTGGGTCTTTGTGTGGACTTCTAGCAAGGCCAACTAGTGGGCATCTATGACTGGATATCCATCCAAGAGCTTTCACCAGGCCTCCGCTCAGGGCCAATTCATAGATCTCTATCAGCTGAGCTGTACCGACCTGCTTCAGGACCTTTTGTTCTATCGACAACCTGCTGATGCAATCACAAAATCGCAATATCTCTTGACTGGCCAGATCTTAAGAAGGGCTAAAATGATTTATCCATAAattcaaattacaatggaagtCTTTTGCAATTGTTAAActctaatattatttttcttcagTCCGTAGCAAATTTTGATGGTCCAAACAAGATTGTTGTCAAATTAGATGCAGTAACATTGGTTACAGAAGTGAATGAGGACAAACTAATTGATGTAAGTGCCTCTTTATTCTTTATTGACTTACGTGGATTTCTGCCCCTGCAATCTGAGTAGAAATTTCAAATGCCAACTAAGTAATTGCTGAGTTGCTGTCATGTTCTTTAGAAAGCTGAATTCATTTCTGCGTGGTTTTAATTCATACATTCATACACCAGGCTTTGTATACCTGTGTTTTAGACATTAAGCTGAAGTGCTTTCTTTCTGAGTTATAAGGATGGATTTGAATAGATTCCCTGGAGTGAGAGGAGGCTGAGAATTACTGCAAAGCAGTTTATAAGATCATACGGGGCATAGGTAATCACAATCTTTTTTCCAGAGAAGTAAGTCTAAAATTAAAGGGCATGGATTTAAGgcaagaggggaaagatttagaagGCACCAGAGGGAAAACTTTTTCATGAAGAATGACATGGGTATAGGGAACGAACTGCCAGAGGAGCAGTGGAGGCAGGCactattacaacatttaaaaaaacttttggacaggaaagatttaaaaggattaTAGGCCAAACATAGGTAGATGGGATAAGCATTGATTGGCGTCTGAGTCAACAcggatgagatgggccaaagtgtCTTTGTCC
It contains:
- the LOC140714882 gene encoding fatty acid-binding protein 1, liver-like → MSFSGKYELQSRENFEQFMKAIEVPDQMIQKYKAVKSITEISQNENHFDCKVTTGDDVVNNVFTIGQESEFVTIAGNKVKSVANFDGPNKIVVKLDAVTLVTEVNEDKLIDKITVGNITYTRISKRI